One genomic window of Camelina sativa cultivar DH55 chromosome 5, Cs, whole genome shotgun sequence includes the following:
- the LOC104789045 gene encoding uncharacterized protein LOC104789045, with amino-acid sequence MTTMMVVDPVKRICDELGVCNEEAICYLDGFQWNFDSAMEACRSQTLPVPLLTVQSLPVNEKSASKATSTPPIMIDSLRSSNLPDEQSRNQLIRRVCEAAAGAEVEDAYAYLSRSNWNIDLAVGYFYDQRRPTPPQGKRRRYISTPQFKQLRIGSSSSDSMEIDSTGGHIPEAKERGSGWPPVEIWIDRACSEPNVSREEALFYLEGFNWNFGLAVEACRTKTLPEVSVREESAEAPSNFPEQPSQLNEKLISSFCDAVGGATREKAIYILQLSNWNIDQAVGCYFDGFDIGTRGLPSLMDVDPTEPERLLKEAGEESAAVAILGLASSQVDGKAVEEDSSTETFPDPVAFQDRIVLGPRAGRTTITITIILPDGRSVNIPFRSNQIVRDIRDAIDELTPDNDRDYFLQSMAGVDYMDSNITVHEISAGRSTTLLQIYLNP; translated from the exons atgacgacgatgatggtGGTTGATCCGGTGAAACGAATCTGCGATGAACTTGGAGTGTGTAATGAAGAAGCAATCTGTTACCTCGACGGATTCCAGTGGAATTTTGATTCGGCGATGGAGGCTTGCCGTAGCCAAACCTTGCCGGTCCCGTTACTCACGGTTCAATCTTTGCCGGTGAACGAGAAATCCGCTTCGAAGGCGACTTCTACACCGCCGATAATGATCGATTCACTTCGGAGTTCGAATCTTCCAGATGAACAGTCGAGAAATCAACTTATCAGACGAGTTTGCGAAGCGGCTGCTGGAGCGGAAGTAGAAGACGCATACGCTTACCTATCGCGCAGCAATTGGAATATAGATCTAGCCGTCGGCTATTTCTACGACCAGCGCCGTCCAACGCCTCCTCAGGGGAAACGTCGAAGATATATTTCAACACCGCAGTTTAAACAACTCAGAATCGGGAGCTCTTCTTCTGA TTCGATGGAGATTGACTCGACAGGAGGACATATCCCTGAAGCGAAG GAAAGAGGTAGTGGTTGGCCACCGGTGGAGATTTGGATTGATCGAGCCTGCAGTGAACCCAATGTGTCTCGAGAAGAAGCACTCTTTTACCTTGAGGGATTCAATTGGAATTTTGGTCTGGCTGTGGAGGCTTGCCGCACCAAAACCTTGCCGGAGGTTTCAGTGAGGGAGGAATCTGCTGAGGCTCCGTCGAATTTTCCAGAGCAACCGTCTCAGTTGAATGAAAAACTCATCTCCTCATTCTGCGATGCGGTTGGTGGAGCGACTAGAGAGAAAGCAATCTATATCCTTCAACTCTCCAACTGGAATATAGACCAAGCCGTCGGCTGTTACTTTGATGGGTTTGATATTGGCACCAGAGGTCTGCCTAG TTTGATGGACGTTGATCCGACCGAGCCAGAAAGGTTGCTCAAAGAGGCTGGTGAAGAAAGCGCCGCAGTAGCTATTCTTGGACTGGCGTCGTCTCAAGTGGAT GGTAAGGCTGTTGAGGAAGATTCAAGCACTGAGACATTCCCTGATCCTGTTGCCTTCCAAGACAGAATAGTTTTGGGGCCTCGAGCTGGGCGGACTACTATTACAATAACTATCATCTTGCCCGATGGTAGGTCCGTAAATATTCCTTTTAGATCCAACCAAATCGTCAGAGACATCCGCGATGCCATTGACGAGCTAACACCAGACAACGACAGAGACTACTTTTTGCAATCAATGGCTGGAGTAGATTATATGGACTCGAATATAACTGTACACGAGATTTCTGCGGGTCGGTCCACAACTCTCCTCCAGATCTACCTTAATCCGTAG
- the LOC104786275 gene encoding endoglucanase 11-like isoform X1, which yields MTVRYHRHKQCRHSLLLLLLIITTIFSAALDSVLSETDVVGFDYGDALSKSLLYFEAQRSGRLPYNQRVTWRDHSGLTDGLEQGVDLVGGYHDAGDHVKFGLPMAFTVTMLSWSVIEYGDSLASTGELSHALEAIKWGTDYFIKAHTSPNVLWAEVGDGDTDHYCWQRPEDMTTSRRAFKIDENNPGSDIAGETAAAMAAASIVFRSTNPHYSHLLLHHAQQLFEFGDKYRGKYDESLKVVKSYYASVSGYMDELLWGATWLYRATDNEHYMTYVVDMAHQLGGLSWAMSEFSWDVKFAGVQLLASMLLKEEKHKQHSKVLQQYKSKADHYLCSILNKNINGTNVQRTPAGLLYVRQWNNMQYVSTASFLLTVYSDHLRKSNTDLKCHQGTVTPEEMLGFAKSQIDYILGSNPMETSYLVGYGPKYPIRVHHRGASIASFKEHKGFIGCTQGYDNWYGRSEPNPSVLVGALVGGPDHRDEFDDRRDNYVQTEACTYNTAPLVGVFARLIELEEELKLEEEDVSLVATYKR from the exons atgacTGTCAGATATCACCGACACAAGCAATGTcgtcattctctcctcctccttcttctgaTCATTACTACCATCTTCTCCGCCGCGTTGGATAGCGTTTTGTCGGAGACAGACGTCGTAGGTTTCGACTATGGCGATGCATTGTCTAAAAGCTTACTCTACTTTGAAGCTCAGAGATCAGGTCGGCTTCCGTACAACCAGCGCGTCACGTGGCGTGATCACTCTGGTCTCACCGACGGTCTTGAGCAaggg gTGGACTTAGTGGGAGGATATCACGATGCCGGagaccatgttaaatttggacTTCCGATGGCTTTTACGGTGACCATGTTGTCTTGGAGTGTGATAGAGTACGGTGACTCACTGGCTTCCACCGGCGAGTTATCTCACGCGCTCGAAGCGATCAAGTGGGGAACAGATTACTTCATCAAGGCACACACAAGCCCAAATGTCTTATGGGCCGAAGTAGGCGACGGAGACACTGACCACTACTGTTGGCAAAGACCGGAGGACATGACGACTTCAAGGCGAGCTTTTAAGATCGACGAGAACAATCCGGGATCAGATATCGCCGGAGAAACTGCCGCGGCTATGGCAGCAGCTTCGATCGTGTTCCGTTCAACAAATCCACATTACTCTCACCTTCTCTTGCACCATGCCCAACAA TTGTTTGAGTTTGGAGACAAGTACAGAGGAAAATATGATGAGAGTCTAAAAGTTGTGAAAAGTTATTATGCCTCGGTGAGTGGGTACATGGACGAGCTTTTATGGGGAGCCACGTGGCTTTATCGAGCCACCGACAACGAGCACT ATATGACTTATGTGGTTGACATGGCTCACCAACTCGGTGGCCTGTCTTGGGCCATGTCCGAGTTTAGCTGGGACGTCAAGTTCGCCGGTGTTCAACTCCTCGCTTCCATG TTgctaaaagaagaaaagcacAAACAACATTCTAAAGTCTTACAACAATACAAATCAAAGGCGGATCATTACCTATGCTCAATCCTCAACAAGAACATCAACGGCACAAACGTCCAGCGAACTCCAGCCGGTTTACTCTACGTCCGACAATGGAACAATATGCAATACGTATCCACCGCATCTTTCCTCCTAACCGTATATTCCGACCATCTCCGAAAATCAAACACCGATCTCAAGTGTCACCAAGGAACCGTAACTCCTGAAGAGATGCTCGGGTTTGCGAAATCTCAAATCGATTACATTTTAGGTTCAAATCCAATGGAAACAAGTTATCTAGTAGGGTACGGTCCAAAATACCCTATTAGGGTTCACCATCGAGGCGCGTCTATAGCTTCTTTTAAAGAACACAAAGGGTTCATTGGATGTACACAAGGATATGATAATTGGTATGGACGGTCCGAACCTAATCCTAGTGTTTTAGTCGGGGCTTTGGTAGGAGGACCTGATCACCGAGATGAATTTGATGATCGGAGGGATAACTACGTACAAACCGAAGCTTGTACGTACAATACTGCTCCTTTGGTAGGTGTGTTTGCGAGACTTATAGAGCTTGAGGAGGAGCTgaaactcgaagaagaagatgtgagCTTGGTTGCAACTTATAAAagatag
- the LOC104786275 gene encoding endoglucanase 11-like isoform X3 yields the protein MTVRYHRHKQCRHSLLLLLLIITTIFSAALDSVLSETDVVGFDYGDALSKSLLYFEAQRSGRLPYNQRVTWRDHSGLTDGLEQGVDLVGGYHDAGDHVKFGLPMAFTVTMLSWSVIEYGDSLASTGELSHALEAIKWGTDYFIKAHTSPNVLWAEVGDGDTDHYCWQRPEDMTTSRRAFKIDENNPGSDIAGETAAAMAAASIVFRSTNPHYSHLLLHHAQQLFEFGDKYRGKYDESLKVVKSYYASVSGYMDELLWGATWLYRATDNEQYMTYVVDMAHQLGGLSWAMSEFSWDVKFAGVQLLASMLLKEEKHKQHSKVLQQYKSKADHYLCSILNKNINGTNVQRTPAGLLYVRQWNNMQYVSTASFLLTVYSDHLRKSNTDLKCHQGTVTPEEMLGFAKSQIDYILGSNPMETSYLVGYGPKYPIRVHHRGASIASFKEHKGFIGCTQGYDNWYGRSEPNPSVLVGALVGGPDHRDEFDDRRDNYVQTEACTYNTAPLVGVFARLIELEEELKLEEEDVSLVATYKR from the exons atgacTGTCAGATATCACCGACACAAGCAATGTcgtcattctctcctcctccttcttctgaTCATTACTACCATCTTCTCCGCCGCGTTGGATAGCGTTTTGTCGGAGACAGACGTCGTAGGTTTCGACTATGGCGATGCATTGTCTAAAAGCTTACTCTACTTTGAAGCTCAGAGATCAGGTCGGCTTCCGTACAACCAGCGCGTCACGTGGCGTGATCACTCTGGTCTCACCGACGGTCTTGAGCAaggg gTGGACTTAGTGGGAGGATATCACGATGCCGGagaccatgttaaatttggacTTCCGATGGCTTTTACGGTGACCATGTTGTCTTGGAGTGTGATAGAGTACGGTGACTCACTGGCTTCCACCGGCGAGTTATCTCACGCGCTCGAAGCGATCAAGTGGGGAACAGATTACTTCATCAAGGCACACACAAGCCCAAATGTCTTATGGGCCGAAGTAGGCGACGGAGACACTGACCACTACTGTTGGCAAAGACCGGAGGACATGACGACTTCAAGGCGAGCTTTTAAGATCGACGAGAACAATCCGGGATCAGATATCGCCGGAGAAACTGCCGCGGCTATGGCAGCAGCTTCGATCGTGTTCCGTTCAACAAATCCACATTACTCTCACCTTCTCTTGCACCATGCCCAACAA TTGTTTGAGTTTGGAGACAAGTACAGAGGAAAATATGATGAGAGTCTAAAAGTTGTGAAAAGTTATTATGCCTCGGTGAGTGGGTAC ATGGACGAGCTTTTATGGGGAGCCACGTGGCTTTATCGAGCCACCGACAACGAGCAATATATGACTTATGTGGTTGACATGGCTCACCAACTCGGTGGCCTGTCTTGGGCCATGTCCGAGTTTAGCTGGGACGTCAAGTTCGCCGGTGTTCAACTCCTCGCTTCCATG TTgctaaaagaagaaaagcacAAACAACATTCTAAAGTCTTACAACAATACAAATCAAAGGCGGATCATTACCTATGCTCAATCCTCAACAAGAACATCAACGGCACAAACGTCCAGCGAACTCCAGCCGGTTTACTCTACGTCCGACAATGGAACAATATGCAATACGTATCCACCGCATCTTTCCTCCTAACCGTATATTCCGACCATCTCCGAAAATCAAACACCGATCTCAAGTGTCACCAAGGAACCGTAACTCCTGAAGAGATGCTCGGGTTTGCGAAATCTCAAATCGATTACATTTTAGGTTCAAATCCAATGGAAACAAGTTATCTAGTAGGGTACGGTCCAAAATACCCTATTAGGGTTCACCATCGAGGCGCGTCTATAGCTTCTTTTAAAGAACACAAAGGGTTCATTGGATGTACACAAGGATATGATAATTGGTATGGACGGTCCGAACCTAATCCTAGTGTTTTAGTCGGGGCTTTGGTAGGAGGACCTGATCACCGAGATGAATTTGATGATCGGAGGGATAACTACGTACAAACCGAAGCTTGTACGTACAATACTGCTCCTTTGGTAGGTGTGTTTGCGAGACTTATAGAGCTTGAGGAGGAGCTgaaactcgaagaagaagatgtgagCTTGGTTGCAACTTATAAAagatag
- the LOC104786275 gene encoding endoglucanase 11-like isoform X2, producing MTVRYHRHKQCRHSLLLLLLIITTIFSAALDSVLSETDVVGFDYGDALSKSLLYFEAQRSGRLPYNQRVTWRDHSGLTDGLEQGVDLVGGYHDAGDHVKFGLPMAFTVTMLSWSVIEYGDSLASTGELSHALEAIKWGTDYFIKAHTSPNVLWAEVGDGDTDHYCWQRPEDMTTSRRAFKIDENNPGSDIAGETAAAMAAASIVFRSTNPHYSHLLLHHAQQLFEFGDKYRGKYDESLKVVKSYYASVSGYMDELLWGATWLYRATDNEHYMSYVVDMAHQLGGLSWAMSEFSWDVKFAGVQLLASMLLKEEKHKQHSKVLQQYKSKADHYLCSILNKNINGTNVQRTPAGLLYVRQWNNMQYVSTASFLLTVYSDHLRKSNTDLKCHQGTVTPEEMLGFAKSQIDYILGSNPMETSYLVGYGPKYPIRVHHRGASIASFKEHKGFIGCTQGYDNWYGRSEPNPSVLVGALVGGPDHRDEFDDRRDNYVQTEACTYNTAPLVGVFARLIELEEELKLEEEDVSLVATYKR from the exons atgacTGTCAGATATCACCGACACAAGCAATGTcgtcattctctcctcctccttcttctgaTCATTACTACCATCTTCTCCGCCGCGTTGGATAGCGTTTTGTCGGAGACAGACGTCGTAGGTTTCGACTATGGCGATGCATTGTCTAAAAGCTTACTCTACTTTGAAGCTCAGAGATCAGGTCGGCTTCCGTACAACCAGCGCGTCACGTGGCGTGATCACTCTGGTCTCACCGACGGTCTTGAGCAaggg gTGGACTTAGTGGGAGGATATCACGATGCCGGagaccatgttaaatttggacTTCCGATGGCTTTTACGGTGACCATGTTGTCTTGGAGTGTGATAGAGTACGGTGACTCACTGGCTTCCACCGGCGAGTTATCTCACGCGCTCGAAGCGATCAAGTGGGGAACAGATTACTTCATCAAGGCACACACAAGCCCAAATGTCTTATGGGCCGAAGTAGGCGACGGAGACACTGACCACTACTGTTGGCAAAGACCGGAGGACATGACGACTTCAAGGCGAGCTTTTAAGATCGACGAGAACAATCCGGGATCAGATATCGCCGGAGAAACTGCCGCGGCTATGGCAGCAGCTTCGATCGTGTTCCGTTCAACAAATCCACATTACTCTCACCTTCTCTTGCACCATGCCCAACAA TTGTTTGAGTTTGGAGACAAGTACAGAGGAAAATATGATGAGAGTCTAAAAGTTGTGAAAAGTTATTATGCCTCGGTGAGTGGGTACATGGACGAGCTTTTATGGGGAGCCACGTGGCTTTATCGAGCCACCGACAACGAGCACTATATGAGTTATGTGGTTGAC ATGGCTCACCAACTCGGTGGCCTGTCTTGGGCCATGTCCGAGTTTAGCTGGGACGTCAAGTTCGCCGGTGTTCAACTCCTCGCTTCCATG TTgctaaaagaagaaaagcacAAACAACATTCTAAAGTCTTACAACAATACAAATCAAAGGCGGATCATTACCTATGCTCAATCCTCAACAAGAACATCAACGGCACAAACGTCCAGCGAACTCCAGCCGGTTTACTCTACGTCCGACAATGGAACAATATGCAATACGTATCCACCGCATCTTTCCTCCTAACCGTATATTCCGACCATCTCCGAAAATCAAACACCGATCTCAAGTGTCACCAAGGAACCGTAACTCCTGAAGAGATGCTCGGGTTTGCGAAATCTCAAATCGATTACATTTTAGGTTCAAATCCAATGGAAACAAGTTATCTAGTAGGGTACGGTCCAAAATACCCTATTAGGGTTCACCATCGAGGCGCGTCTATAGCTTCTTTTAAAGAACACAAAGGGTTCATTGGATGTACACAAGGATATGATAATTGGTATGGACGGTCCGAACCTAATCCTAGTGTTTTAGTCGGGGCTTTGGTAGGAGGACCTGATCACCGAGATGAATTTGATGATCGGAGGGATAACTACGTACAAACCGAAGCTTGTACGTACAATACTGCTCCTTTGGTAGGTGTGTTTGCGAGACTTATAGAGCTTGAGGAGGAGCTgaaactcgaagaagaagatgtgagCTTGGTTGCAACTTATAAAagatag
- the LOC104786275 gene encoding endoglucanase 11-like isoform X5, whose translation MTVRYHRHKQCRHSLLLLLLIITTIFSAALDSVLSETDVVGFDYGDALSKSLLYFEAQRSGRLPYNQRVTWRDHSGLTDGLEQGVDLVGGYHDAGDHVKFGLPMAFTVTMLSWSVIEYGDSLASTGELSHALEAIKWGTDYFIKAHTSPNVLWAEVGDGDTDHYCWQRPEDMTTSRRAFKIDENNPGSDIAGETAAAMAAASIVFRSTNPHYSHLLLHHAQQLFEFGDKYRGKYDESLKVVKSYYASVSGYMDELLWGATWLYRATDNEHYMSYVVDMAHQLGGLSWAMSEFSWDVKFAGVQLLASMLLKEEKHKQHSKVLQQYKSKADHYLCSILNKNINGTNVQRTPAGLLYVRQWNNMQYVSTASFLLTVYSDHLRKSNTDLKCHQGTVTPEEMLGFAKSQIDYILGSNPMETSYLVGYGPKYPIRVHHRGASIASFKEHKGFIGCTQGYDNWYGRSEPNPSVLVGALVGGPDHRDEFDDRRDNYVQTEACTYNTAPLVGVFARLIELEEELKLEEEDVSLVATYKR comes from the exons atgacTGTCAGATATCACCGACACAAGCAATGTcgtcattctctcctcctccttcttctgaTCATTACTACCATCTTCTCCGCCGCGTTGGATAGCGTTTTGTCGGAGACAGACGTCGTAGGTTTCGACTATGGCGATGCATTGTCTAAAAGCTTACTCTACTTTGAAGCTCAGAGATCAGGTCGGCTTCCGTACAACCAGCGCGTCACGTGGCGTGATCACTCTGGTCTCACCGACGGTCTTGAGCAaggg gTGGACTTAGTGGGAGGATATCACGATGCCGGagaccatgttaaatttggacTTCCGATGGCTTTTACGGTGACCATGTTGTCTTGGAGTGTGATAGAGTACGGTGACTCACTGGCTTCCACCGGCGAGTTATCTCACGCGCTCGAAGCGATCAAGTGGGGAACAGATTACTTCATCAAGGCACACACAAGCCCAAATGTCTTATGGGCCGAAGTAGGCGACGGAGACACTGACCACTACTGTTGGCAAAGACCGGAGGACATGACGACTTCAAGGCGAGCTTTTAAGATCGACGAGAACAATCCGGGATCAGATATCGCCGGAGAAACTGCCGCGGCTATGGCAGCAGCTTCGATCGTGTTCCGTTCAACAAATCCACATTACTCTCACCTTCTCTTGCACCATGCCCAACAA TTGTTTGAGTTTGGAGACAAGTACAGAGGAAAATATGATGAGAGTCTAAAAGTTGTGAAAAGTTATTATGCCTCGGTGAGTGGGTACATGGACGAGCTTTTATGGGGAGCCACGTGGCTTTATCGAGCCACCGACAACGAGCACTATATGAGTTATGTGGTTGACATGGCTCACCAACTCGGTGGCCTGTCTTGGGCCATGTCCGAGTTTAGCTGGGACGTCAAGTTCGCCGGTGTTCAACTCCTCGCTTCCATG TTgctaaaagaagaaaagcacAAACAACATTCTAAAGTCTTACAACAATACAAATCAAAGGCGGATCATTACCTATGCTCAATCCTCAACAAGAACATCAACGGCACAAACGTCCAGCGAACTCCAGCCGGTTTACTCTACGTCCGACAATGGAACAATATGCAATACGTATCCACCGCATCTTTCCTCCTAACCGTATATTCCGACCATCTCCGAAAATCAAACACCGATCTCAAGTGTCACCAAGGAACCGTAACTCCTGAAGAGATGCTCGGGTTTGCGAAATCTCAAATCGATTACATTTTAGGTTCAAATCCAATGGAAACAAGTTATCTAGTAGGGTACGGTCCAAAATACCCTATTAGGGTTCACCATCGAGGCGCGTCTATAGCTTCTTTTAAAGAACACAAAGGGTTCATTGGATGTACACAAGGATATGATAATTGGTATGGACGGTCCGAACCTAATCCTAGTGTTTTAGTCGGGGCTTTGGTAGGAGGACCTGATCACCGAGATGAATTTGATGATCGGAGGGATAACTACGTACAAACCGAAGCTTGTACGTACAATACTGCTCCTTTGGTAGGTGTGTTTGCGAGACTTATAGAGCTTGAGGAGGAGCTgaaactcgaagaagaagatgtgagCTTGGTTGCAACTTATAAAagatag
- the LOC104786275 gene encoding endoglucanase 11-like isoform X4 has product MTVRYHRHKQCRHSLLLLLLIITTIFSAALDSVLSETDVVGFDYGDALSKSLLYFEAQRSGRLPYNQRVTWRDHSGLTDGLEQGVDLVGGYHDAGDHVKFGLPMAFTVTMLSWSVIEYGDSLASTGELSHALEAIKWGTDYFIKAHTSPNVLWAEVGDGDTDHYCWQRPEDMTTSRRAFKIDENNPGSDIAGETAAAMAAASIVFRSTNPHYSHLLLHHAQQLFEFGDKYRGKYDESLKVVKSYYASVSGYMDELLWGATWLYRATDNEQYMTYVVDMAHQLGGLSWAMSEFSWDVKFAGVQLLASMLLKEEKHKQHSKVLQQYKSKADHYLCSILNKNINGTNVQRTPAGLLYVRQWNNMQYVSTASFLLTVYSDHLRKSNTDLKCHQGTVTPEEMLGFAKSQIDYILGSNPMETSYLVGYGPKYPIRVHHRGASIASFKEHKGFIGCTQGYDNWYGRSEPNPSVLVGALVGGPDHRDEFDDRRDNYVQTEACTYNTAPLVGVFARLIELEEELKLEEEDVSLVATYKR; this is encoded by the exons atgacTGTCAGATATCACCGACACAAGCAATGTcgtcattctctcctcctccttcttctgaTCATTACTACCATCTTCTCCGCCGCGTTGGATAGCGTTTTGTCGGAGACAGACGTCGTAGGTTTCGACTATGGCGATGCATTGTCTAAAAGCTTACTCTACTTTGAAGCTCAGAGATCAGGTCGGCTTCCGTACAACCAGCGCGTCACGTGGCGTGATCACTCTGGTCTCACCGACGGTCTTGAGCAaggg gTGGACTTAGTGGGAGGATATCACGATGCCGGagaccatgttaaatttggacTTCCGATGGCTTTTACGGTGACCATGTTGTCTTGGAGTGTGATAGAGTACGGTGACTCACTGGCTTCCACCGGCGAGTTATCTCACGCGCTCGAAGCGATCAAGTGGGGAACAGATTACTTCATCAAGGCACACACAAGCCCAAATGTCTTATGGGCCGAAGTAGGCGACGGAGACACTGACCACTACTGTTGGCAAAGACCGGAGGACATGACGACTTCAAGGCGAGCTTTTAAGATCGACGAGAACAATCCGGGATCAGATATCGCCGGAGAAACTGCCGCGGCTATGGCAGCAGCTTCGATCGTGTTCCGTTCAACAAATCCACATTACTCTCACCTTCTCTTGCACCATGCCCAACAA TTGTTTGAGTTTGGAGACAAGTACAGAGGAAAATATGATGAGAGTCTAAAAGTTGTGAAAAGTTATTATGCCTCGGTGAGTGG GTACATGGACGAGCTTTTATGGGGAGCCACGTGGCTTTATCGAGCCACCGACAACGAGCAATATATGACTTATGTGGTTGACATGGCTCACCAACTCGGTGGCCTGTCTTGGGCCATGTCCGAGTTTAGCTGGGACGTCAAGTTCGCCGGTGTTCAACTCCTCGCTTCCATG TTgctaaaagaagaaaagcacAAACAACATTCTAAAGTCTTACAACAATACAAATCAAAGGCGGATCATTACCTATGCTCAATCCTCAACAAGAACATCAACGGCACAAACGTCCAGCGAACTCCAGCCGGTTTACTCTACGTCCGACAATGGAACAATATGCAATACGTATCCACCGCATCTTTCCTCCTAACCGTATATTCCGACCATCTCCGAAAATCAAACACCGATCTCAAGTGTCACCAAGGAACCGTAACTCCTGAAGAGATGCTCGGGTTTGCGAAATCTCAAATCGATTACATTTTAGGTTCAAATCCAATGGAAACAAGTTATCTAGTAGGGTACGGTCCAAAATACCCTATTAGGGTTCACCATCGAGGCGCGTCTATAGCTTCTTTTAAAGAACACAAAGGGTTCATTGGATGTACACAAGGATATGATAATTGGTATGGACGGTCCGAACCTAATCCTAGTGTTTTAGTCGGGGCTTTGGTAGGAGGACCTGATCACCGAGATGAATTTGATGATCGGAGGGATAACTACGTACAAACCGAAGCTTGTACGTACAATACTGCTCCTTTGGTAGGTGTGTTTGCGAGACTTATAGAGCTTGAGGAGGAGCTgaaactcgaagaagaagatgtgagCTTGGTTGCAACTTATAAAagatag